A region of Nakaseomyces glabratus chromosome E, complete sequence DNA encodes the following proteins:
- the CDC39 gene encoding CCR4-NOT core subunit CDC39 (CAGL0E00451g~Ortholog(s) have ATPase activator activity) has translation MPSGPTDESKLGTKKDSSDIINSGNNRSKHRTAITRVVQILVNLSEINFEISKRDIFEILEYSAAEVEIEYLKRLLVQAENIDGNPKELYNLLYHSIKRLSKKDESYVSLIRKAVFENTEFIQDYKIKKLDHYLQDHLNTEPDLLDCIDIEKYIKSLTINIEEMNYQESLQSVLSADNPPDNYIEQIRDIVFSLEGESLNDCVALLLSEILSPGSQNLQNASKTDIESGNASPWFTPYAVDAATHIGHQLHETLYAMKKDATNWNRIFNLMSTKYFLSTPVHASLASLSSLFAILDSGSIIDEFFSCDWHVSVKLQLVVLLHKWSVSEGCFDILNSQNIRKVSNKIENTKMSMLYLMCVSSLDLELFLQRDELVDNPMLPVFQECFFQDFNAAPEYLALALINNMKHFSLLIENTTTVDEILIALVVQTFEKSFQSVTDIIRALGNDNKLLLEVCTAIINTNKFRLIEFAKVLKDEGKLEFVIDHTPFEDIFKFLPRAIRVGWNGFEDYIHKHLDSNNSHSAISYLDAQIKIPDNDMPLKKSQSFDLKSLHTLINFLRTIPLNANDQLMFEKLQFALLIAVPRLLNFGYDHDNVILASEDTGPVESDIEKEMQMQLQKMYSGEIAIKDVIDLLIKLRDSNSSHDQDLFACITHAVLSESNFYKDYPLDALATTSVLFGSMILFQLLRGFVLDVAFKIIMNFAKEGVESKMFKFAVQAIYAFRIRLPDFPQYCKDLLQEVPDLKTQPQVYQSLSEAAHGIDVAKNQSTPITKQPLELYPMKFFVIDELKYQFQQDTPPKDVTEKVLFILNNISTENLKNKVLDLKSVLTSNYYAWFSNYLVNQRAKTEPNYQNLYKDVLVNVESESLHQYVINMTLKQLFLLMSIKDVKAIDKKHLKNLAAWLGCITIGVDKPIKHRNIAFRELLLDAHKENRLEIVVPFTTKIIQHAANSKIFKPPNPWTIGILRTLKELNEKANWKLSLTFEVEVLFKALDIPMDSLDSTNYLDSTDIIENLSGNIGSVTLEQQQVEHQRQMLMMQQHQQQLLIYQQRQQHILNNNPSSKEQGNYMEAQNQTNDGPFVSLSGSTLFTTRPEIKRVFQIALAKAVREVLGPVVEKSANIAVITTTKIVSKDFATEPDENKLKAAAITMVRQLAKSLSRATAYDPLKESLRSTTQSLLPNMMGLSSNPLEELDTAINDNIGLALNLVELAAVDKAVQELREQLIQAIAIRRYHKERRSDQPFITPNTNPYSLALPDPLGIKNNGVTPQQFKLYEEFGNFFPDNHAMTIANQNQSVNTPQSIPAEPVQNIPQNIQTTANRQPLGPAQAQMPIRNPHLVNNVQSELEQNHRILVHLMDSLVALIKENADKNSLKELGEKNQIDGIIFQILTFIAKSVQKDQLALKVSQAVVNSLFATSESPLCREVLSLLLEKLCSLSLVARKDVVWWLVYALDSRKFNLAVIKSLIEVNLIDPYELDNVLVKAMASGMENSVDFTIKLIEESILSEDPILMRMDLINSVIYLSKLNSKDSQEFISKYENKAILPIKEDIEITKKEHYFLIFTEWVKLLQRVESDDAITLAFISQMMDAGILSESDNVIVFFKSALELSIYSFKKSDPTGDVFVSIDALSKMIIKLLIHQNWNDCSRGDYFNMILSVILLVFAKDHGETNTTFNERPYFRLLSNLLYEWSQIRTHKFVNVKNSDNRKDLQQFDAEFYNTFALYLHSLQPFAFTGFSFAWVTLLSHRMFLPEMLRLSDKKGWKNLMILMMDLFLFLDKYTKKNSVSDAVSVIYKGALRIMLAISNDYPEFLIENHYELMNALPQTYFQLKNVILSAIPRGISIPNPFDQNVHMKDMPECQTVPNVYYDPVADLRNLKKPVDNYLRIPSSSLLRTVVNGLYSDEKHRKNCLGYEAVSVNQKLIRAIVLHTGIEAGLENEKTSSNAIFNTKSSYYTLLFEIIKEGKAEIKYQMIQSIIEQLRYPNIHTYWFSFVIKEMFISKEWDDQLDIVRELILRVLLERLIVNKPHTWGVTMMMHTLITNKDVEILELECVKSQSEVQLIFKQLIKHANAMSVATPLNDVDLNSQTQPQPINA, from the coding sequence ATGCCCTCTGGCCCCACTGACGAATCGAAGCTAGGGACCAAGAAAGACAGTTCTGACATAATTAATAGTGGCAACAACAGGAGCAAACACAGGACTGCGATTACTCGCGTTGTTCAAATCCTTGTAAATCTAAGTGaaataaattttgaaatatccAAAAGAGACATATTTGAAATCTTAGAATACTCTGCAGCCGAAGTAGAAATAGAATATCTGAAGAGACTTTTAGTACAGGCAGAGAACATTGACGGTAATCCAAAAGAGTTATACAATCTTCTCTATCATTCCATCAAGCGTCTATCTAAGAAAGACGAAAGTTACGTTTCACTAATTAGAAAAGcagtttttgaaaacaCCGAATTTATTCAAgattacaaaataaaaaagttAGATCATTACCTGCAAGATCATTTAAACACTGAACCTGATTTACTAGATTGCATTGATATAGAAAAATACATCAAAAGCTTAACAATAAACATCGAAGAAATGAACTACCAAGAATCATTACAAAGTGTACTATCGGCAGATAATCCCCCTGACAATTACATAGAGCAAATAAGAGACATTGTCTTTTCCCTTGAAGGTGAGAGTCTCAATGATTGTGTGGCATTACTTTTATCGGAAATTCTTTCCCCAGGATCTCAAAATCTGCAAAATGCTAGTAAGACAGATATCGAAAGTGGTAATGCTTCACCATGGTTTACTCCATACGCTGTCGATGCTGCAACTCATATAGGCCATCAATTACACGAAACATTGTATGCAATGAAAAAAGATGCTACCAATTGGAATCGTATATTCAATTTGATGTccacaaaatattttttgagcACTCCTGTACATGCGTCATTAGCTTCTCTAAGTTCTTTATTTGCAATACTAGACTCAGGTAGCATAATTGATGAGTTTTTCAGCTGTGACTGGCATGTATCTGTGAAACTTCAATTAGTGGTATTGCTTCATAAATGGTCTGTTTCTGAAGGCtgttttgatattctaaactctcaaaatataagaaaagtgtcaaataaaattgaaaatacaAAGATGTCCATGCTGTACTTGATGTGTGTTTCTAGTCTGGACCTAGAGCTATTTTTACAAAGAGATGAACTTGTAGATAACCCAATGTTACCCGTTTTTCAGGAATGCTTTTTTCAAGACTTCAACGCAGCTCCCGAATATCTAGCATTAGCACTAATCAACAATATGAAACATTTTAGTCTTTTAATTGAAAACACGACAACAGTAGATGAAATACTAATTGCATTAGTTGTTCAAACATTCGAAAAGTCCTTTCAATCAGTAACTGATATAATTAGAGCGTTAGGAAACGACAATAAGCTGCTTTTGGAAGTTTGCACTGCAATTATTAATACCAACAAATTCAGGTTAATTGAATTTGCAAAGGTTTTAAAGGATGAAGGAAAATTGGAGTTTGTCATTGATCATACGCCTTTTGAGGACATATTTAAGTTTTTACCTAGAGCTATTCGTGTGGGCTGGAATGGATTTGAAGATTATATACATAAGCATCTTGATTCTAACAATTCACATTCCGCTATATCCTATCTAGATGCTCAAATCAAGATTCCTGACAATGATATGCCACTAAAAAAGTCTCAAAGTTTTGACTTAAAATCACTGCATACTCTTATTAACTTCTTACGCACAATCCCTCTGAATGCTAATGACCAATTGATGTTCGAAAAGCTACAATTTGCCCTTCTAATAGCTGTCCCAAGATTATTAAACTTTGGATATGACCATGATAACGTCATCTTAGCTAGCGAAGATACTGGTCCTGTGGAGAGCGATATTGAAAAGGAGATGCAAATGCAACTGCAAAAAATGTATAGTGGTGAAATTGCGATCAAAGATGTTATCGACCTTTTAATCAAGTTAAGAGATAGCAACTCCTCACACGACCAAGATCTATTTGCTTGCATTACCCATGCTGTTCTATCAGAATCAAATTTCTACAAGGATTATCCATTAGATGCTTTAGCTACCACCTCTGTTCTATTCGGTTCTATGATTTTATTCCAATTATTACGTGGGTTTGTGCTTGACGTTGCTTTCAAGATTATTATGAACTTTGCTAAGGAGGGTGTCGAATCTAAAATGTTTAAGTTTGCTGTGCAAGCTATTTACGCATTTAGAATTAGATTACCAGATTTTCCTCAATACTGCAAAGATTTATTACAAGAGGTTCCTGATTTGAAAACCCAACCTCAAGTGTATCAATCGTTGTCAGAAGCTGCACATGGAATTGATGttgcaaaaaatcaaagCACACCAATTACAAAACAGCCCCTTGAACTCTATCcaatgaaattttttgttattgatgaactgaaatatcaatttcaaCAAGATACTCCTCCTAAAGATGTTACAGAAAAGGTTCTTTTCATTCTGAATAATATTTCTACAGAAAACTTAAAGAATAAAGTTTTGGATCTTAAATCTGTTTTAACCTCAAATTATTACGCATGGTTTTCTAATTACTTAGTAAATCAAAGAGCAAAAACAGAACCAAACTACCAAAATCTATATAAAGATGTGCTTGTTAATGTTGAATCAGAATCACTCCACCAGTATGTTATCAATATGACATTAAAGCAGCTGTTTTTGCTAATGTCCATAAAAGATGTTAAAGCTATCGATAAGAagcatttgaaaaatctgGCTGCATGGCTAGGTTGCATCACTATTGGAGTTGATAAACCAATCAAGCATAGAAATATTGCATTCAGAgagcttcttcttgatgCACACAAGGAAAACAGACTGGAAATTGTTGTGCCATttacaacaaaaattataCAACATGCAGCAAATTCGAAGATTTTCAAGCCACCAAACCCTTGGACTATTGGAATATTGAGAACACTGAAAGAGTTGAACGAAAAAGCAAACTGGAAGCTAAGTTTGACATTTGAGGTCGAAGTGCTATTCAAGGCTTTAGATATACCAATGGACAGCTTAGATTCCACAAATTATCTTGATTCAACtgatattattgaaaacCTGTCAGGGAATATTGGCTCTGTAACTTTGGAACAACAACAAGTTGAACATCAAAGGCAAATGTTAATGATGcaacaacatcaacaacaacttcTGATTTATCAGCAAAGACAGCAACACATTTTGAACAACAACCCAAGTTCTAAAGAACAGGGAAATTACATGGAGGCCCAGAATCAAACAAATGACGGCCCATTCGTATCATTATCAGGCTCAACATTATTCACCACACGTCCCGAAATTAAACGTGTATTCCAAATTGCTTTAGCAAAAGCAGTGAGAGAAGTATTGGGCCCAGTAGTTGAAAAATCTGCGAATATTGCTGTTATAACTACAACTAAAATTGTGTCCAAAGATTTTGCCACCGAGCCTGATGAGAATAAACTAAAGGCAGCTGCAATCACGATGGTTCGTCAACTGGCAAAGAGTTTATCAAGGGCAACAGCCTATGATCCGTTGAAAGAAAGCTTACGTTCAACCACTCAGTCACTGCTTCCTAACATGATGGGGTTGTCTAGTAATCCGCTAGAGGAACTAGATACCGCCATAAATGACAACATCGGCTTAGCGTTGAATTTAGTCGAATTAGCTGCGGTTGATAAAGCTGTACAAGAGCTTCGTGAACAATTGATACAGGCCATAGCCATACGCCGCTATCATAAAGAAAGGAGATCGGACCAACCATTTATAACTCCCAACACTAATCCATACTCACTTGCGTTACCCGATCCGCTAggtatcaaaaataatggtGTAACCCCACAACAATTCAAGCTGTACGAAGAATTTGGCAACTTCTTTCCTGATAATCATGCGATGACTATAGCCAACCAAAATCAGTCGGTTAACACACCACAATCTATTCCTGCAGAACCTGTTCAAAATATCCCACAAAACATTCAAACTACTGCGAACAGACAACCTTTGGGTCCCGCCCAAGCTCAAATGCCAATAAGAAATCCACATCTTGTTAATAATGTCCAATCAGAACTAGAACAAAACCACAGGATCCTGGTGCATTTAATGGATTCCTTAGTTGCAttaatcaaagaaaatgccGATAAGAATTCACTAAAAGAATTAGGGGAGAAGAACCAGATAGATGGAATTATCTTCCAAATTTTGACATTCATTGCAAAGAGCGTCCAGAAAGATCAACTGGCATTGAAAGTCTCTCAAGCTGTAGTCAATAGCTTGTTTGCGACTAGTGAAAGCCCTCTTTGTAGAGAGGTATTATCTTTGCTACTAGAAAAACTCTGCTCTCTTTCATTGGTAGCTAGGAAAGATGTTGTATGGTGGTTAGTATATGCATTAGATAGCAGGAAGTTTAACCTGGCTGTCATTAAGTCGCTGATTGAAGTTAATCTAATTGATCCCTATGAATTAGACAACGTCTTGGTGAAAGCGATGGCTTCTGGAATGGAGAACTCCGTGGATTTCACTATAAAGCTGATAGAAGAAAGCATTTTATCTGAAGATCCTATTCTTATGAGAATGGATTTGATAAACTCCGTTATTTACCTATCAAAATTAAATTCTAAAGACTCTCAAGAATTTATCTCTAAGTATGAAAATAAAGCGATTCTCCCAATTAAGGAAGACATTGAAATCACCAAGAAGGAGCActatttcttgatttttACAGAATGGGTGAAACTTCTACAAAGGGTTGAATCTGATGATGCCATTACTTTGGCCTTCATCTCTCAAATGATGGATGCAGGAATTTTATCTGAAAGTGATAATGTCATagtatttttcaaatcagCCTTAGAGTTGTCAATTTACTCATTTAAGAAGAGTGACCCAACTGGAGATGTATTTGTATCTATTGATGCGTTAAGCAAGATGATTATCAAACTGCTAATCCATCAGAATTGGAATGATTGCTCTAGAGGGGACTATTTCAATATGATTCTTTCAGTGATATTGCTAGTGTTTGCTAAAGATCATGGTGAAACTAACACAACCTTCAATGAAAGACCTTACTTCAGATTATTATCTAATTTATTGTACGAATGGTCACAGATTAGAACCCACAAATTTGTTAATGTTAAAAATTCTGACAATCGTAAAGACCTACAACAATTTGATGCTGAATTTTATAACACTTTTGCCCTATATCTACATTCATTACAGCCATTTGCTTTTACTGGCTTTTCATTTGCATGGGTGACTTTGTTGTCTCATAGGATGTTCTTACCAGAAATGTTGAGACTTTCTGATAAAAAGGGTTGgaaaaatttaatgattttaATGATGGATTTGTTCTTATTTCTGGACAAGTATACCAAAAAGAATTCTGTTTCGGATGCTGTATCAGTCATTTATAAAGGGGCACTCCGTATAATGCTGGCAATATCAAATGACTATCCTGAATTTTTGATCGAGAATCATTACGAATTAATGAACGCCTTGCCGCAAACGTATTTCCAACTAAAGAATGTCATCTTATCAGCCATTCCTCGTGGCATCTCCATCCCTAATCCGTTTGATCAGAATGTTCATATGAAGGATATGCCAGAATGTCAAACTGTTCCAAATGTTTACTACGACCCTGTAGCTGACTTGAGGAACTTAAAGAAGCCTGTTGACAACTATCTCCGTATCCCTTCGAGTTCCTTGTTGAGGACTGTTGTAAATGGTTTATACTCTGATGAAAAACACAGGAAAAATTGCCTTGGTTACGAGGCAGTATCAGTTAACCAAAAGCTAATTAGGGCTATTGTCCTTCACACTGGTATCGAGGCTGGCTTGGAGAATGAAAAAACTTCATCGAATGCCATCTTCAACACAAAATCGTCTTACTATACTCTATTATTTGAGATTATCAAGGAAGGTAAAGCTGAAatcaaatatcaaatgataCAATCCATTATTGAACAATTAAGATATCCTAACATCCACACGTATTGGTTTAGTTTTGTAATCAAGGAAATGTTCATCTCGAAGGAATGGGATGATCAATTGGATATTGTGAGGGAACTCATCCTAAGAGTACTATTAGAAAGACTAATTGTCAACAAACCTCACACCTGGGGTGTAACCATGATGATGCACACTTTGATTACGAACAAAGACGTTGAAATATTGGAACTTGAGTGCGTGAAATCCCAATCGGAGGTCCAGCTCATCTTCAAGCAACTTATTAAACACGCAAATGCAATGTCAGTTGCCACCCCACTTAATGATGTGGACTTGAATTCACAAACTCAACCACAACCAATTAATGCTTAA